A segment of the Aureliella helgolandensis genome:
GCAACTCCAATCCTAGCAGGTGCAGGTCGTACCAGGACGTGCGGGCAGCCATAATGGCTATACCGCTTCATTCTACCGCACGGGCGGAGATATTTCGATCGTTGGTTTTCGAGCCGAGGACTACAAGAAGAGCCGGGACTGGTGACAGACCTGGCTCAACGGTGATTGATGTGCAGCGGGTGGGGCATCCGTAGGTTGTTGCATCGTTGTCGGAGTGCGCAAGCCGCAGGCAAAATGGAAAGGAGCCCTCCCCCTAGGGATGCCGGGGCTCAACCTATTCAGCAGGCGTCCGTCCGCTTCTGCGGCCTCCGGGGATAACCTTGAGCCCGCCTCCTTACGGCGGCCAGGCTCTTCCACGAAAATCGACTCGATCAACAGACCGGAGAACGAGTGATTGGGCGGTCAGGGGGCATCTCAAGATCCTACATGGCGGGTTTCAAGTAGCCAGCCAAATGCTGCGATCGCACGGGGTTTTGCATTTTGGAGACTGCTTTCGCTTCAATTTGCCGCACTCGCTCCCGAGTCACTTTGAAAATTCGCCCCACCTCTTCGAGTGTGTACGAATATCCGTCCACCAATCCATAACGCAGCTTGATAATTTCACGCTCGCGGAAGGTCAACGACTTGAGCAAGTCATCGATCTTGTCCCGCAATAAGCCATTGCTGGCGTTGCGAATGGGATTGCCGTGATCGTTGTCCTCGATGAATTCGCCGAAGCTGTTGTCTTCACCCTCTCCGACCGGACGATCCAGGCTAATGGGATGTCGACCGATATCGAGTACGCGGCGAACCTCTTCAACCGGCAGGTCGGTCTGGGCGGCGATTTCTTCGGTAGAAGGTTCGCGTTTTAGAGTTTGGGTGAGCGATTTTTGAATGTTTCGCAGCCGACTCAGGACGTCAATCATATGCACCGGAATGCGGATCGTGCGAGCTTGGTCTGCGATAGCGCGGGTGATGGCTTGGCGAATCCACCAAGTGGCATAGGTGGAAAACTTGAAGCCCCGGCGGTATTCGTATTTGTCTACCGCCCGCATTAGCCCCGTGTTGCCTTCCTGGATCAGATCGAGAAAGCTCAGTCCGCGATTGCGATACTTCTTGGCAATGGAAACAACCAACCGCAGGTTTCCTTGGGAGAGTTCGCGCTTTACCGCTTCGTAGTCGGTGAAGTGCTTGCGGAACTCTTTGCAGCGATTGCGAAGGCTGCGTGGGCTCTCCTGGGTCTGAATGATCAGTTTGCGGAGTTCGGTCCGGAAGCGTTCGCATTCGAAGTGCTGCAGAGGCTCGTCCTGCAGTTCCTGGATACGTCTTTGCAAGATCTCCATTCGATCTGCAATCTGCTCCAGCTGTTTCATGTTGGGTACGACGCGGCGCGAGCGCAGGCTCAGCTCTTCGGTCAGTACAATGCACTTGTTTCTCAGACGCACGTACATGCGTACGAGTTCAGCCTTGTGGATGGGGTCGATACTCTTGCGAACGATAGCAGAGAACAGTTGTCGTTTCTTAGCCATCAGGGTTCGGAGCGTCGCCAAGTTATGTGGCATGCGTGCCGAGACTTGTTCTTTGGTCAGACGCTCGGTCAGCGAGACTTTGATCGTGCGGTCGAAGGGGAGTTGCCCTCGATGGACTCGGCGAAGGATTTGAACCGTTTGATGAAGCGCCAGCTCATTTCCTAACAGGCTACGGCGGAATCGCTTGCGGGTGATTTCGATCTTTTTAGCCAAGGCGATTTCTTGTTCGCGGGTGAACAAGGGGATTTCGGACATTTGGCTCAGGTATAAGCGAATGGGGTCGTCGCTGAGTTTGGGCAGCTCGCTGGGGGAGGCGGCTAGGGTGTCGAGTTTTTCCTCGTCGGCGTCGAAGTCGGACAGATTCAGCTCCTCGGAAGCTTCCTCTTCCAGCAAGTCGTCGCAGACGCCCTTGGCTGCAGATGCCTTTTCGGCCGGAGCCTTATCCAGCAGCGGAATGCCCTTCTTGTCGAGTACGACCAGGAGGGTGTCCAGCTTGTGGCTGTTGTTGTCTTCATCGGGTAGATAGAGCCCAACTTGTTCATAAGTCAGGAAGCCCTGTGAGCGTCCGGTTGCCAACAAGGTACGAAGTTCCAGGTCCATTAGTTCCACGATCTCAACTCCTTTTGATGTGTACCACACTTTTTGCGGGAAGTGTGGTGTGGAATGTTCTACGTTCGGGTTAACTTTTTTGGATACGCCTCTCCAATTCGGCCGTATCCTCTTCTACTTTGGACGCGCTACCCAGGTGACGATTGCTCTGATAATGGCACATCGTCTGAGTT
Coding sequences within it:
- a CDS encoding sigma-70 family RNA polymerase sigma factor; its protein translation is MELMDLELRTLLATGRSQGFLTYEQVGLYLPDEDNNSHKLDTLLVVLDKKGIPLLDKAPAEKASAAKGVCDDLLEEEASEELNLSDFDADEEKLDTLAASPSELPKLSDDPIRLYLSQMSEIPLFTREQEIALAKKIEITRKRFRRSLLGNELALHQTVQILRRVHRGQLPFDRTIKVSLTERLTKEQVSARMPHNLATLRTLMAKKRQLFSAIVRKSIDPIHKAELVRMYVRLRNKCIVLTEELSLRSRRVVPNMKQLEQIADRMEILQRRIQELQDEPLQHFECERFRTELRKLIIQTQESPRSLRNRCKEFRKHFTDYEAVKRELSQGNLRLVVSIAKKYRNRGLSFLDLIQEGNTGLMRAVDKYEYRRGFKFSTYATWWIRQAITRAIADQARTIRIPVHMIDVLSRLRNIQKSLTQTLKREPSTEEIAAQTDLPVEEVRRVLDIGRHPISLDRPVGEGEDNSFGEFIEDNDHGNPIRNASNGLLRDKIDDLLKSLTFREREIIKLRYGLVDGYSYTLEEVGRIFKVTRERVRQIEAKAVSKMQNPVRSQHLAGYLKPAM